The Bdellovibrio sp. NC01 genome includes the window ATGACATTGGAAGTAGATCTTTGGGAGGTCAGAGTAAACTTGCCTCAGCTATTGACCGATTCATGCGTCCTCGTATGTTCCCAGCGATAACTAATAATACCGTGGATGTGGTCTTTATTTCTCACTTTGATCAAGATCACGTTAATGGAATCCCACTTCTCAAGAAAAAAGGTATTTCCGTCAAAGAATTTGTTATTCCAGCTCTAAATGATCAAGAGCGCATAATTTCTTTGGTGGACTTTACAATCGGCAGTAGAGCCGCTGAAAATCTACTTCCGTTCTTTTTAGACCCTCAAACGTGGTTAAAAGAAACTTTTGGCGCTGACACCGTAGTTCGACAAGTGGAACCTATGAACTCAGAGAGAACGCCTTTATTTGAAGAGCCGCTATTAGAGAATACGGAGGATACCTTTTCCACCGATCGTCCTCATCTAGAATGGCCGGAATCTGGAATAAATCCCACAATGCATTCAGGAAGCGAAGGAGTTTTATCTTTGGGGCCAGCTGGAGGCAGAATTTCCTTTAGGCCTTTTTATTTCAAACAAGATCTTTTTCATCCGCAAGATTTCATGAAAGCATGTCAGCTGCATTTTGGAACTACAAACTGCGAGGATATTTTAAACGATTTGAAGAATGGCAACTCCTTTGAGAAGGTACGTAAAGATCTTCGCGGCTTACAAAAGGTGATTGCTGGAAATGTGAATCGCAGCTCATTATGCCTGTTGATTAACTACCATGTGAAAAGTAGATATTCTTATCTCAGTTGTTTGGGCGGAAATTTCTCTTTTAGCAAAGTGGATCATGTTGACTGGATAGGCACGGGAGACGTTGATCTTAAACATGGTCTCACAAAAACAAATTTCTATAACACAATCAGGCCAACTGTTGATCGAATCATTACTTTTCAAATACCCCATCATGGGTCAGGTAAGAATTTTGATATTCAAGATCTTAAAGTTCTTCAGAATGTCAAAAATTTCGTAGTGCCATACGGGACAACAAATGGCTACGGACACCCATCTTCAGCAATCAAGGGAATTCCAAACTTACAGGAAGTAACCGAGCTTTCTCGTGACTTTATCGAGGCATTCCTTCTGACCTAAATAAAAAATCATTATCCAAAGAGATCACTAAGATGCCTTCGCATCTTTAAATCCAAATGAAAGCGGAACCAATGATAGTCAGTCGTACGTCTATCAGGACCGCTGTATTGGATTTAAAAAAATAGTTTCCTGAGCAATGCAGCATGCGGAGGTGCTGACGACTAAAACCTATAGGGGAAAGATTTTTTTCCCTCCACATCAAGGAGGACGACATGTCTCAAGATCTTAGTGTCAAAGAAGCCGCCGCAGAAATTAACGTTTCCGCAGCAAAAGTTAGAGCGCTTATCCGCACCGGAGAAATCGCCGCTTATCGCCCAGGCAAGCGCAGTTATCGCGTTACGCGTGAAGCCTTGGAGACTTACAAAGCGCTCAAGCACAGCGCTCTCAAGCTTGAGATCAGGGCAAGTAAGGATGATCAAGCGTCAGCGTAGATCAGCTTTATAAGCAATATCAGGCGCTCCCCCCTCCGTGCGATCTCTCACATGGAGGGGTGTCGCCATATCGTCGCAAAATCACTCAAAAAGGCCGGACCAAAAAAAATTGTGTGAGGGTCTCGAGGTGTAACTGGGGTCCAAGTTTCATTATACCGACAGTCACATTTTTTGTTTTTTCGGCCATAACGGTGTGAACGTGCGCATACATGCGCATCGGAGGCATTATGACAAAATCAAACTATACGGCGGACTGGCGCGGGGGCGTAAGCGCGCTACAAGAAAAAACAGACAATCGAGAACTACTGCGATACTTGCGTATCTGTGAAAAGTGGCTTGATGCGTGCTTTGATCTTGATGACTACTCTATCGTCAACATGGAACTTGAGTTCCGTTCTTTTCTGGCAAAGCAACGCCGCGATAACGGCCAAGCTTTGAGCGCTTCCTACATCAATAACCTGATGTGGTGCTTTCGAAAAATCATTGACGAGAGCCCTAAGAAGCAATTTTTTCACGAATCCTCCGAGGCTTGGAGGCAGGTCTTCATTCAGAATAATGAAAGTGCATCCGTATTACCGTCACCACGGGCTAAAGAGCTGTTCTTGGCTTTTATCATGACTGTCGGATGGGAAGTGAAGCCGCTGTCTTTTGATGAGCTGGCGCAGTTTAAAGCCTACCTTGTAACAAAGGACTTTGATCCCTTTGAGGGAGCACATAACTTTACCAAGCAGA containing:
- a CDS encoding helix-turn-helix domain-containing protein → MSQDLSVKEAAAEINVSAAKVRALIRTGEIAAYRPGKRSYRVTREALETYKALKHSALKLEIRASKDDQASA